The following proteins come from a genomic window of Tepidiforma thermophila:
- the metG gene encoding methionine--tRNA ligase: protein MPDRVLVCVAWPYANYLLHVGQAAGAYLPADIFARYQRLRGNEVLMVSGSDCHGTPITVTADREGISPREVVERYHPKILEVWERFGISFDLFTTTLTENHYAVTQDMFLRLLEKGYLYRRTDEYLFDPEVGRFLPDRYVEGTCPYCGYTEARGDQCDNCGKTLDATELRDPRSKLSGARPVLKPSEHFFLKLSAFEEPLREWVSRQPHWRRNVQNFTLGMLNEGLKDRAITRDISWGVPVPVPGFEDKRIYVWFDAVIGYLSASKEWAQTRGEPEAWRPFWQDPATRSYYFIGKDNIPFHTIIWPAMLLGYGGLNLPYDVPANQYVNFAAGQKQSKSKGTGTWMLDLLDQYHADVIRFYLTTIMPESNDSVFSEDELIRANNDVLIGTWGNLANRVISMVHRNFDGVVPAVSSRSPESTALLAECEAMFDAVGDELERCHFRGGLQTALQLAQSANKYLDERAPWKAVKTDPDHAAETLVTALDAINALKTLLHPVLPFSTEQLHADLGQEGTVRAQGWRFRPMQPGTRLGPVRPLYTKIEPREAAEA, encoded by the coding sequence GTGCCCGACCGTGTCCTCGTCTGCGTCGCGTGGCCGTACGCAAACTACCTCCTGCACGTCGGCCAGGCGGCCGGCGCCTACCTGCCCGCCGACATTTTTGCCCGGTACCAGCGCCTGCGCGGGAACGAAGTGCTCATGGTCTCCGGGTCGGATTGCCACGGGACGCCGATTACCGTCACCGCCGACCGCGAGGGGATTTCGCCGCGCGAGGTGGTGGAGCGGTACCACCCAAAGATTCTTGAGGTGTGGGAGCGGTTCGGCATCTCATTCGACCTCTTCACGACCACACTGACCGAGAACCACTACGCCGTCACGCAGGACATGTTCCTGCGGCTCCTTGAGAAGGGGTATCTCTACCGCCGTACCGACGAGTACCTCTTTGACCCCGAGGTCGGGCGCTTCCTGCCCGACCGGTACGTCGAAGGCACCTGTCCGTACTGCGGCTACACCGAAGCGCGCGGCGACCAGTGCGATAACTGCGGCAAGACGCTCGATGCGACGGAGCTGCGCGACCCGCGCAGCAAGCTGAGCGGAGCGCGGCCGGTGCTGAAGCCCTCAGAGCACTTCTTCCTGAAGCTCTCGGCGTTCGAGGAGCCCCTGCGCGAATGGGTCTCCCGACAGCCGCACTGGCGACGAAACGTGCAGAACTTCACGCTCGGCATGCTGAATGAGGGGCTGAAGGACCGCGCAATCACCCGCGACATCTCCTGGGGGGTGCCGGTGCCGGTGCCCGGCTTTGAAGACAAGCGCATTTATGTCTGGTTTGATGCCGTCATCGGCTACCTCTCGGCAAGCAAGGAGTGGGCCCAGACCCGCGGCGAGCCCGAGGCGTGGCGGCCCTTCTGGCAGGACCCCGCGACCCGTTCGTACTACTTCATCGGGAAGGACAACATCCCGTTTCACACCATCATCTGGCCGGCGATGCTGCTCGGGTATGGGGGCCTCAACCTCCCATACGATGTGCCGGCGAACCAGTACGTGAACTTCGCCGCCGGGCAGAAGCAGAGCAAGTCGAAGGGCACGGGGACGTGGATGCTCGACCTCCTCGACCAGTACCACGCCGACGTTATCCGGTTCTACCTGACCACCATCATGCCGGAGAGCAACGACAGCGTGTTCAGCGAGGACGAGCTCATCCGCGCGAACAACGATGTGCTCATTGGCACCTGGGGCAACCTCGCGAACCGGGTCATCTCGATGGTGCACCGCAACTTCGACGGGGTCGTGCCGGCAGTGTCCTCGCGATCGCCGGAGAGCACGGCGCTGCTGGCCGAGTGCGAGGCGATGTTCGATGCGGTCGGGGACGAGTTGGAGCGGTGCCACTTCCGCGGCGGCCTCCAGACGGCGCTGCAGCTCGCGCAGTCGGCCAACAAGTACCTCGATGAACGCGCGCCGTGGAAGGCCGTGAAGACCGACCCCGACCACGCCGCCGAGACGCTCGTTACCGCGCTCGATGCCATCAATGCACTGAAGACGCTTTTGCACCCGGTGCTCCCGTTCTCGACCGAGCAGCTGCATGCCGACCTCGGGCAGGAAGGCACCGTCCGCGCCCAGGGGTGGAGGTTCCGGCCGATGCAGCCGGGCACGCGGCTCGGGCCGGTCCGGCCGCTCTACACGAAGATTGAGCCGCGCGAGGCCGCGGAGGCATGA
- a CDS encoding TatD family hydrolase, with the protein MTAELFDTHAHLTDPKIAADLEAVLERAWSAGVRSMVVVGYDLPSSEETVRLAARYPGQLYPAVGLHPHEADTAWADVLPRLRELAAAPEVVAIGELGLDAYRGWSSEANQRRLLEAQLQLALDVRKPVCVHSRAAETAILPQLEAFAKAAAAAGLPLPGVMHCFGGTLSEARPFVELGYLISIAGPVTYPRNDRTRELAAGLPARSLVIETDTPYLPPQGMRGQRNEPAYIVETARAVAAARGELLSEVARVTTENARRLVAASLAGAAAR; encoded by the coding sequence ATGACTGCGGAGCTGTTCGATACCCACGCCCACCTGACGGACCCGAAAATCGCCGCCGATCTCGAGGCCGTGCTGGAACGGGCGTGGTCTGCCGGCGTCAGGTCGATGGTTGTCGTCGGCTACGACCTCCCGTCGAGCGAGGAAACGGTCCGCCTGGCCGCCCGGTACCCGGGGCAGCTCTACCCGGCGGTTGGACTGCACCCGCACGAGGCCGATACGGCGTGGGCCGACGTGCTGCCCCGCCTGCGGGAGCTGGCCGCAGCACCGGAGGTGGTGGCCATCGGCGAGCTTGGGCTCGACGCCTATCGCGGCTGGTCATCGGAGGCGAACCAGCGGCGGCTGCTCGAGGCGCAGCTGCAGCTTGCGCTCGATGTGCGCAAGCCCGTCTGCGTGCACTCGCGGGCAGCGGAGACGGCCATCCTCCCGCAGCTCGAGGCATTCGCGAAGGCAGCGGCTGCGGCCGGCCTGCCCCTGCCTGGGGTGATGCACTGCTTCGGCGGGACGCTCAGCGAAGCCCGGCCGTTCGTCGAGCTCGGCTACCTGATCTCTATTGCCGGGCCGGTCACCTACCCCAGAAACGACCGGACGCGCGAACTCGCCGCCGGATTGCCAGCGCGCTCACTTGTGATCGAAACCGACACTCCGTACCTTCCTCCACAGGGAATGCGAGGACAACGCAACGAACCGGCCTATATCGTCGAGACTGCGCGGGCGGTTGCAGCCGCGCGCGGGGAGCTGCTCTCGGAGGTTGCGCGCGTGACAACGGAGAACGCGCGGCGGCTGGTCGCAGCGTCACTCGCCGGGGCGGCGGCGCGATGA
- a CDS encoding polyprenyl synthetase family protein, whose translation MTAVQVAELYGPVAEDMVLVEDLLESTKNVDLPPLKRMLDHALEARGKRLRPALVLLAGHLGDYNLNKLVPLGAAIELLHTASLVHDDVVDGATSRRGRPTANAVFDNALTVLLGDYMFANAAEMVTRTGSLAVTRLFALALMKMTSGELDQDAAAFDAGKDVQHYLWRIGGKTAALFANATEGGAMLGNCDERVIEAMRTYGYSFGMAFQIVDDVLDFIGDETVMGKPVGSDLLEGTITLPGLLFLERYPKDNPIRRFILARRDRESRLREAIEAVRNSECIDASMEMARDYIRRAQEAIAFLPESETKRCLIDLSEYVLSRNS comes from the coding sequence ATGACCGCCGTGCAGGTGGCGGAGCTGTACGGACCCGTCGCCGAGGACATGGTCCTCGTCGAAGACCTCCTCGAATCGACGAAAAATGTCGACCTCCCGCCGCTGAAGCGGATGCTCGACCACGCGCTCGAGGCCCGGGGAAAGCGGCTGCGCCCGGCGCTTGTGCTCCTTGCCGGCCACCTCGGCGACTACAACCTGAACAAGCTCGTGCCGCTCGGTGCTGCGATCGAGCTGCTGCACACTGCCAGCCTCGTCCATGACGATGTCGTCGATGGCGCGACCAGCCGACGGGGCCGGCCTACGGCCAACGCGGTGTTCGATAACGCGCTGACTGTGCTCCTCGGCGACTACATGTTTGCCAACGCCGCGGAGATGGTGACTCGGACAGGGAGCCTCGCCGTCACCCGGCTGTTCGCACTTGCCCTGATGAAGATGACGAGCGGCGAGCTCGACCAGGACGCCGCCGCCTTCGATGCCGGGAAGGACGTCCAGCACTACCTGTGGCGGATCGGGGGCAAGACCGCTGCGCTCTTCGCCAACGCCACAGAAGGCGGCGCGATGCTCGGCAACTGCGATGAGCGGGTCATCGAGGCGATGCGGACGTACGGGTACAGCTTCGGCATGGCCTTCCAGATTGTCGACGACGTGCTCGACTTCATCGGCGACGAGACCGTCATGGGCAAGCCCGTCGGAAGCGACCTGCTCGAGGGGACCATCACGCTTCCCGGGCTGCTCTTCCTCGAACGCTACCCGAAGGACAACCCGATTCGGCGATTCATTCTCGCCCGGCGTGACCGGGAGTCCCGGCTGCGCGAGGCCATCGAGGCAGTTCGAAACTCAGAGTGCATCGACGCCTCGATGGAGATGGCTCGGGACTACATCCGCAGGGCGCAGGAGGCGATCGCGTTCCTGCCAGAATCTGAAACGAAGCGCTGCCTCATCGACCTGAGCGAGTACGTTCTCTCACGGAACAGCTGA
- a CDS encoding FmdB family zinc ribbon protein, with protein sequence MPLYEYYCEPCNGIFEELRPMREASEPVPCPVCYKDAKRIMPTSFAAFTFRDGYPRRIPDDGKYWHLGKKVSRLVTSARPNEHPEVNKPEPKKRKTKGEKQELQDMKELAAKRELVDLYGNEIKPEEVPEVVEQGRVVRKGTPRGL encoded by the coding sequence ATGCCCCTGTACGAGTACTACTGCGAGCCCTGCAACGGGATCTTCGAGGAGCTTCGCCCCATGCGCGAAGCCAGCGAGCCGGTGCCCTGCCCGGTCTGCTACAAGGACGCGAAGCGGATCATGCCCACCTCCTTTGCGGCGTTCACCTTCCGCGACGGCTACCCGCGGCGCATCCCTGACGACGGCAAGTACTGGCATCTCGGCAAGAAGGTCTCGCGCCTCGTCACCAGCGCCCGGCCCAATGAACACCCCGAGGTCAACAAGCCGGAGCCGAAGAAGCGGAAGACGAAGGGCGAGAAGCAGGAGCTGCAGGACATGAAGGAGCTGGCGGCGAAGCGGGAGCTCGTCGACCTGTACGGCAACGAGATCAAGCCCGAGGAAGTCCCCGAAGTCGTTGAGCAGGGCCGGGTCGTCCGCAAGGGGACGCCCCGAGGGCTCTAG
- the recO gene encoding DNA repair protein RecO, whose product MAGRPARTLATEAIVLRRRPAGDADAILVLLTPGEGRVDAVARGVRKPQSKLRGHVEPVTRSRFLLAHGRSLDVVAQAESVDAYLGIKANLDALAAAIYCCELAERFAAERSPQPDLYLLLVDALDALARGANPALAARYFEVHLLAVCGFEMQISACAGCGAGLPEADALFSAASGGLLCAACRVEVPGRLLSVRAQKVLRYARRAGVDAFCGVRVPAETAEEVRAALGEAIRAVLDAEPRSARFLETLPPS is encoded by the coding sequence ATGGCCGGCCGGCCGGCGCGCACCCTTGCGACCGAGGCCATCGTCCTTCGCCGCCGCCCGGCCGGCGATGCCGACGCCATCCTCGTCCTCCTCACCCCGGGCGAGGGCCGCGTTGATGCCGTCGCCCGGGGCGTGCGCAAGCCCCAGAGCAAACTGCGCGGCCATGTCGAGCCGGTCACGCGCTCCCGGTTCCTGCTCGCCCACGGCCGCTCCCTCGACGTCGTCGCGCAGGCGGAGTCCGTCGATGCCTACCTCGGCATCAAGGCGAACCTCGACGCCCTCGCCGCCGCCATCTACTGCTGCGAGCTGGCCGAGCGCTTCGCCGCCGAGCGGTCGCCCCAGCCCGACCTCTACCTGCTCCTCGTCGACGCTCTCGACGCGCTCGCGAGGGGCGCGAACCCTGCGCTCGCGGCACGCTACTTCGAAGTCCACCTCCTCGCGGTCTGCGGGTTTGAGATGCAGATCTCGGCCTGCGCTGGCTGCGGCGCTGGACTGCCTGAGGCGGACGCCCTCTTCTCCGCAGCTTCGGGCGGCCTGCTGTGCGCCGCCTGCCGCGTCGAGGTGCCGGGCCGGCTCCTCTCGGTGCGCGCCCAGAAGGTGCTTCGCTACGCCCGCCGGGCCGGCGTCGATGCGTTCTGCGGCGTCCGCGTCCCGGCCGAGACTGCCGAGGAGGTCCGCGCCGCCCTCGGCGAGGCGATCAGGGCAGTGCTCGATGCGGAGCCGCGGTCGGCCCGGTTTCTCGAAACCCTCCCGCCGTCATGA
- the recR gene encoding recombination mediator RecR, producing MPESLATPEPIQRLIEAFHRLPGIGPKSAQRLAYHLVRTSPQEAEGLARAIVEARERIHYCSRCVNLTERDPCAVCADPRRDQSTICVVEQPLDVLAIERSGIYRGVYHVLHGILNPMEGIGPEHLHIDALVARVAGGDVREVIMATNPSLEGEATVMYIQRVLAPHGVRVTRLARGLPSGADLEYADTMTLARALEGRQEL from the coding sequence ATGCCCGAATCGCTCGCCACGCCCGAACCGATCCAGCGCCTGATCGAGGCCTTCCATCGCCTGCCCGGGATCGGCCCAAAGTCGGCCCAGCGGCTCGCCTACCACCTGGTGCGCACCTCACCGCAGGAGGCGGAGGGCCTCGCCCGGGCGATCGTCGAGGCGCGCGAGCGCATCCACTACTGCTCCCGCTGTGTGAACCTCACTGAGCGCGACCCCTGCGCAGTCTGTGCCGATCCCCGCCGCGACCAATCCACCATCTGCGTCGTCGAACAGCCGCTCGATGTGCTGGCAATAGAGCGGTCAGGCATCTACCGCGGCGTGTACCACGTCCTCCACGGCATCCTGAACCCGATGGAAGGGATCGGCCCGGAGCACCTGCATATTGACGCCCTCGTCGCGCGGGTCGCCGGTGGTGACGTGCGCGAAGTCATCATGGCGACCAATCCCAGCCTCGAGGGCGAAGCCACGGTGATGTACATCCAGCGGGTGCTCGCCCCGCACGGGGTCCGGGTGACCCGCCTCGCCCGCGGCCTGCCCTCGGGCGCCGACCTCGAGTACGCCGATACGATGACGCTCGCCCGCGCGCTCGAGGGGCGCCAGGAGCTCTAG
- a CDS encoding YbaB/EbfC family nucleoid-associated protein: MGGGNALAQAQELLAKAQAELAAATVEGTAGGGAVRVTMSGEQKILGIRLEPEVVDPDDVEMLQDLIMAAIADATQKAAELQQKSFGAITGGLGLPGLGLG; encoded by the coding sequence ATGGGCGGCGGCAATGCCCTCGCCCAGGCGCAGGAGCTGCTTGCAAAGGCCCAGGCGGAACTCGCAGCCGCAACGGTCGAGGGCACCGCCGGCGGCGGCGCGGTGCGGGTCACCATGTCCGGCGAGCAGAAGATTCTCGGGATCCGGCTTGAGCCGGAGGTCGTCGACCCGGACGACGTCGAGATGCTTCAGGACCTCATTATGGCCGCCATCGCTGACGCAACCCAGAAGGCCGCTGAGCTCCAGCAAAAGTCATTCGGGGCCATCACGGGCGGCCTCGGCCTGCCCGGCCTCGGCCTCGGCTAG
- the dnaX gene encoding DNA polymerase III subunit gamma/tau, translating to MLYGKWRPKGFAEVVGQDHIVRTLKNALATGQIAHAYLFSGPRGTGKTTTARILARAVNCHQLRDGEPCNACDACRAILSGSALDLIEMDAASNRGIDDVRELREKIAYAPSDLARKVYLLDEVHMLTEGAFNALLKTLEEPPPHAIFILATTDLHKVPATIISRCQRYDFHRVPNDAIVERLAYICEQEGVSVPREGLLAIAIQSRGGLRDAITMLEQVIARYGAQPTVDDVRTALGQVHDSRVAGLVRALLASDLASALDIARSVADDGLDIARFTRGVIDLIRELLALVLRDGTAGRQDELVELARSRADAVPVLVQALSELARADFRLDPASPVPLEVACAAAILGPVSPSQAAPAPAAQRPAPAPAVRPGAAQPAAGQRSTALTREERFARDLYEHCKMVNPSLAMWLNGSFEVLQMDGDELVLGFQRKMPLEKVDTACRPMVEQQAAAILGREVRLTVKLIEGTSQPRREPRRGHLVEAAKAMGGQPVGKDS from the coding sequence GTGCTCTACGGTAAGTGGCGGCCTAAAGGCTTCGCAGAAGTCGTCGGACAGGACCACATCGTTCGGACCCTGAAGAATGCCCTTGCGACCGGGCAGATCGCGCATGCGTACCTCTTCAGCGGGCCGCGCGGCACCGGCAAGACGACGACCGCTCGCATCCTCGCCCGTGCCGTCAACTGCCACCAGCTCCGCGATGGCGAGCCCTGCAACGCGTGCGATGCCTGCCGGGCCATCCTCTCCGGCTCCGCCCTTGACCTGATCGAGATGGACGCCGCCAGCAACCGCGGTATCGATGATGTGCGGGAGCTGCGCGAGAAAATCGCCTACGCCCCGTCCGACCTCGCCCGCAAGGTGTACCTCCTCGATGAGGTCCACATGCTCACGGAGGGGGCGTTCAACGCCCTGCTCAAGACGCTTGAAGAGCCGCCGCCCCACGCAATCTTCATCCTTGCCACCACCGACCTCCACAAGGTCCCGGCGACCATCATCTCCCGCTGCCAGCGGTACGACTTCCACCGGGTGCCCAACGACGCCATTGTCGAACGGCTCGCGTACATCTGCGAGCAAGAGGGGGTCAGTGTGCCCCGCGAGGGGCTCCTTGCCATTGCCATCCAGTCCCGGGGCGGTCTCCGCGACGCCATCACGATGCTGGAACAGGTCATCGCCCGGTACGGAGCGCAACCCACCGTCGATGATGTGCGCACGGCCCTTGGGCAGGTTCACGACAGCCGCGTGGCCGGCCTCGTCCGCGCGCTGCTGGCATCCGACCTCGCCAGTGCGCTCGACATCGCCCGCTCGGTCGCCGATGACGGGCTCGACATCGCAAGGTTCACCCGCGGCGTGATTGACCTCATCCGCGAGCTGCTCGCGCTCGTGCTGCGCGACGGCACAGCGGGCCGGCAGGACGAGCTCGTTGAACTCGCCCGTTCGCGGGCCGACGCTGTGCCGGTATTAGTGCAGGCGCTCTCCGAACTCGCGCGGGCCGACTTCCGCCTCGACCCGGCCAGCCCCGTCCCGCTCGAAGTCGCCTGTGCAGCCGCGATTCTTGGGCCCGTATCTCCCTCCCAGGCGGCGCCCGCCCCGGCCGCGCAGCGCCCTGCTCCCGCGCCGGCCGTGCGCCCGGGGGCCGCTCAGCCGGCTGCCGGCCAGCGCAGTACTGCTCTTACCCGCGAGGAGCGATTCGCCCGCGACCTGTACGAGCACTGCAAGATGGTCAACCCGTCGCTCGCGATGTGGCTGAACGGCTCCTTCGAGGTCCTCCAGATGGACGGCGACGAGCTCGTGCTCGGTTTCCAGCGGAAGATGCCGCTCGAGAAGGTCGACACCGCCTGCCGGCCAATGGTCGAGCAGCAGGCCGCGGCCATCCTGGGGCGCGAAGTCCGGCTCACCGTCAAACTGATTGAGGGCACCAGTCAGCCCCGGCGCGAGCCCCGCCGAGGTCACCTCGTCGAGGCGGCGAAGGCCATGGGCGGCCAGCCCGTCGGAAAGGACTCCTGA
- the ybeY gene encoding rRNA maturation RNase YbeY produces the protein MSDEVPYDISVEVVVDAPDVDVDALYRLAAEVMAGESVEPGTSLAILITDDDEIRRLNAQFLRIDEPTDVLSFPDEPGDFVEAVPGEPHLGDIAISIDTARRQAEQIGHPLAAELAHLLVHGILHLCGYDHVNSPEEEAAMRAREEHYLGDLGHLHCH, from the coding sequence GTGTCGGACGAGGTCCCGTACGACATCTCGGTCGAAGTGGTCGTCGATGCGCCCGACGTGGATGTCGACGCCCTCTACCGGCTCGCCGCGGAAGTGATGGCCGGCGAATCCGTCGAACCCGGCACATCCCTCGCCATTCTGATTACCGACGACGACGAGATCCGGCGGCTCAATGCCCAGTTCCTCCGCATCGACGAGCCGACCGACGTCCTCTCCTTCCCGGACGAGCCGGGCGACTTCGTTGAGGCCGTGCCGGGTGAGCCGCACCTCGGCGACATCGCGATCTCGATTGACACCGCCCGGCGGCAGGCCGAGCAGATCGGCCATCCGCTTGCCGCGGAACTTGCCCATCTGCTGGTCCACGGCATTCTCCACCTCTGCGGCTACGACCACGTCAACAGCCCGGAGGAAGAGGCAGCGATGCGGGCCCGCGAGGAGCACTACCTCGGCGACCTCGGCCACCTGCACTGCCACTGA
- a CDS encoding NADH-quinone oxidoreductase subunit N, with the protein MNGIDVLGPQLSVLVAAGVVLVADALFPGQRRILPFLALAGLLTAALWTTSWVGRGEYQTVFDGTIALDRYAVFFQYVFAGVTATVILASIDWVNREGRRQGEYYALVLTVCGGLMLLAGARDLITIFIALELSSIPQYILAGWGKDAKSSEAGLKYLLLGAVASSLLLYGMALLYGVTGTTLLSGIADAIAADGESYRGLLIVAMTLLIAGFGFKMAVVPFQMWVPDVYQGAPTPVAAFLSVGSKAAAFAVAIRVFFEALGADFLRDDWSMIFAVIAAVSMTLGNLMAIVQTDIKRMLGYSSIAQAGNFLVGLAAISVAGEEFTLGASGVLLFVAAYAFTNLGAFVAVIAISQRINSDRIADYAGMWRVSPFLALGLAFCLVSLTGIPPTVGFWAKLYIFNAAVRADLVWLVIIGVLNSVVSAYYYLGVVRVMFLGEPGTEQRFRVSPSIAVAMTATALGVLIFGIIPMPLMSAARDAVEIFAR; encoded by the coding sequence ATGAACGGTATCGACGTCCTCGGGCCGCAGCTGAGCGTACTCGTCGCGGCTGGCGTCGTCCTCGTCGCCGATGCGCTGTTCCCCGGTCAGCGCCGCATTCTCCCGTTCCTCGCCCTTGCCGGCCTCCTGACGGCGGCGCTCTGGACTACCTCCTGGGTCGGGCGCGGCGAATACCAGACGGTCTTCGATGGGACGATCGCGCTGGACCGCTACGCCGTCTTTTTCCAGTACGTGTTCGCCGGCGTGACGGCGACGGTGATCCTCGCCTCTATTGACTGGGTCAACCGCGAAGGGCGCCGCCAGGGCGAGTACTACGCCCTTGTCCTCACCGTCTGCGGAGGCCTGATGCTCCTCGCCGGCGCGCGGGACCTCATCACCATCTTCATCGCGCTCGAACTCTCCTCGATTCCCCAGTACATCCTCGCGGGCTGGGGCAAGGACGCGAAGTCGAGCGAGGCCGGCCTGAAGTACCTCCTGCTCGGTGCAGTCGCCTCGTCGCTGCTCCTTTACGGCATGGCGCTCCTCTATGGTGTAACCGGCACCACGCTCCTTTCGGGGATCGCCGATGCCATCGCCGCCGACGGCGAGTCGTATCGCGGTCTCCTCATCGTCGCGATGACGCTGCTCATCGCCGGGTTCGGCTTTAAGATGGCCGTCGTCCCGTTCCAGATGTGGGTGCCAGACGTCTACCAGGGTGCGCCGACCCCGGTCGCCGCCTTCCTCTCCGTCGGATCAAAGGCCGCCGCGTTCGCGGTCGCGATTCGCGTCTTCTTCGAAGCCCTCGGCGCCGACTTCCTCCGCGACGACTGGTCGATGATTTTTGCCGTCATCGCTGCCGTATCGATGACGCTTGGCAACCTGATGGCCATCGTCCAGACCGACATCAAGCGGATGCTCGGGTATTCGTCGATCGCCCAGGCCGGCAACTTCCTGGTGGGCCTCGCAGCCATCTCTGTCGCCGGTGAAGAGTTCACCCTCGGCGCGAGCGGGGTCCTCCTGTTCGTCGCCGCGTACGCCTTCACCAATCTCGGCGCGTTTGTCGCAGTCATCGCCATATCGCAGCGCATCAACTCGGACCGCATCGCGGACTACGCCGGGATGTGGCGGGTGTCGCCGTTCCTCGCGCTCGGCCTCGCGTTCTGCCTGGTCTCGCTCACCGGCATCCCGCCGACCGTCGGCTTCTGGGCAAAACTGTACATCTTCAACGCGGCCGTCCGCGCCGATCTGGTCTGGCTGGTCATCATCGGCGTGCTGAACAGCGTCGTTTCCGCCTACTACTACCTGGGCGTGGTGCGGGTGATGTTCCTCGGCGAGCCGGGCACCGAACAGCGCTTCCGGGTCTCGCCCTCCATCGCCGTCGCCATGACGGCGACCGCGCTCGGCGTCCTCATCTTCGGCATCATCCCGATGCCGCTCATGTCCGCGGCGCGCGACGCCGTCGAAATCTTCGCCCGCTAG
- a CDS encoding complex I subunit 4 family protein — MELSILIFLPAIAAAVILLLPQRFEQNAKWVALVTAAAMFALSIQLFFRFDPDASGYQFVERRSWVDIGAFNLQYFVGVDGLSLPLVVLTTCLTLASVLVSFSITHRPRAYFACLLILASSVVGVFVSLDLMLFFLFWELELFPMYLLISIWGSGRREYSATKFVLYTIAGSAFMLIGILVLAFDARTFDIEQLAGAEFRDTLLPLGWVFFLLFVGFAVKLPIVPLHTWLPDAHSDAPTAVSVMLAGVLLKMGGYGIIRLCVTLMPEVAHDWDAWMAGIGAFSVLYGGFITLRQTDVKRLIAYSSVSHMGLVLLGIGALGSTGLTGATYQMLAHGLITGLMFVMIGLMYERTHTRDIARLGGLARQMPLIATGMVFAGMASLGLPALAGFVAEVTVFLGAFQRFEWAVLASIIGVVLSAGYILWMLQRVMFGPVRHEWDELHDQRHWWEHTVVGGLAALVILLGVYPALIMNVVEPAMTTLAERLQV; from the coding sequence GTGGAACTGAGCATCCTCATCTTCCTGCCCGCCATTGCGGCCGCCGTCATCCTGCTGCTCCCCCAGCGGTTCGAGCAGAACGCGAAATGGGTGGCCCTCGTGACCGCCGCCGCCATGTTCGCGCTGTCGATCCAGCTCTTCTTCCGCTTCGACCCCGACGCTTCCGGTTACCAGTTCGTTGAGCGGCGCTCTTGGGTCGATATCGGTGCCTTCAACCTGCAGTACTTTGTCGGTGTCGATGGCCTCAGCCTGCCGCTCGTGGTTTTGACCACCTGCCTCACCCTCGCCTCGGTCCTCGTCTCCTTCAGCATCACCCACCGGCCGCGCGCCTACTTCGCCTGCCTGCTCATCCTCGCCAGCTCGGTCGTCGGGGTCTTCGTCTCGCTCGACCTGATGCTCTTCTTCCTCTTCTGGGAGCTCGAGCTCTTCCCGATGTACCTCCTCATCTCGATCTGGGGGTCAGGCAGGAGGGAGTACTCGGCAACCAAATTCGTGCTCTACACCATCGCCGGCTCGGCGTTCATGCTCATCGGCATCCTGGTCCTCGCATTCGACGCCCGGACGTTCGATATCGAGCAGCTTGCCGGTGCGGAGTTCCGGGACACGCTCCTCCCGCTTGGCTGGGTCTTCTTCCTCCTCTTCGTCGGGTTCGCGGTCAAGCTCCCCATCGTGCCGCTCCACACCTGGCTCCCCGACGCCCATAGCGATGCCCCGACAGCCGTCTCCGTGATGCTCGCCGGCGTGCTCCTGAAAATGGGCGGCTACGGCATCATCCGGCTCTGCGTCACCCTCATGCCCGAGGTCGCACACGACTGGGACGCCTGGATGGCCGGGATCGGGGCGTTCAGCGTGCTCTACGGTGGGTTCATTACCCTCCGGCAGACTGATGTCAAACGGCTCATTGCCTACTCCTCGGTTTCGCACATGGGCCTCGTTTTGCTCGGTATCGGCGCGCTTGGCTCGACGGGGCTGACCGGCGCGACCTACCAGATGCTCGCCCACGGCCTCATCACCGGCCTGATGTTCGTCATGATCGGCCTGATGTACGAGCGCACCCACACGCGCGACATCGCGCGCCTCGGCGGCCTCGCCCGGCAGATGCCGCTCATCGCGACGGGGATGGTCTTCGCCGGCATGGCATCGCTCGGTCTCCCGGCGCTGGCCGGCTTCGTTGCCGAGGTCACCGTCTTCCTCGGCGCGTTCCAGCGGTTCGAATGGGCCGTTCTCGCATCAATCATTGGCGTCGTACTCTCGGCAGGCTACATCCTCTGGATGCTCCAGCGGGTGATGTTCGGCCCGGTCCGGCACGAGTGGGATGAACTCCACGACCAGCGCCACTGGTGGGAGCACACCGTCGTTGGCGGGCTTGCGGCGCTCGTCATCCTCCTTGGTGTCTACCCGGCGCTCATCATGAACGTCGTCGAACCCGCGATGACCACGCTCGCTGAGAGGTTGCAGGTATGA